TTGTTGGCAGCAGCGCCTTGTCCCTGTGCAAATGGTGGGAGTCGCGACCAATCCAGTCGCTGTGTTACGAGCTCTGGGCCGTAGACTGGGAGATTTAGCAATTCCGAATTGGACACAAAATCTCGATCGAAATGAGGCTGATATAGATTCCACTGCGGCAGTGCGTTGCTGTTCGCGTTCGTTATAGAGTTGTAGCGATGATTTGCCTTTGCTGTGTTTGGATAGGTCGTCTCACTCTCAGCATTCAACGGCTGGTTCCTTTCATTGCTACGCAGGTTGAGCAGTTCGTTCTGAATATCCAACGGGTCCGTCATCGCCAACGTAATCCCGAATGGCGTAAACGTGACGCGAATGCGATCTACGTTCACCCATGGATTTGCGGTCTGGCTAAGTGACGGCATATTTGGATTGACTCGACGCTGTAGGACCAAGTCGAATCCAACATCACCACTACTGGCAAAACGCCCAGCGGGAAAGGCAGAAGAAGGAGGAGGAACATTGTTGACAAATGTGTCGCAGCCAGCGTAAGTACTCAGTGTTTCGAGAAACTTACCTTTAGTGCTGGTCACAGTGCCGTCTCCAGTGATGCTGCTATCATCTTCAAGCACGCGAGCCACAAACCCGGTCGACAAGTGGTTTGTGTGATGAAGATCGATATCGCACTCGCGTGTTGCTGTAGTAATGTCATTCGTCGCGGCATCGACATCGGGGGCGATCCGTTCAAAGACATCCTCACTGGCATACATGTTGGGACTGTTGTAATCAACGTAGAACTCGCTCATGTCGAGTTCTACGCCGCCACTGCTGGTCAACTCAGGACTTCCGGTACTTATTGTCAATGACCCGCCTGGTGGCACGAAGCCTCCGGCCAGGGCATCCTGCAACAGGACGATCGCGCGATCAAAATCGTTGGGGGCCGCGATCGGCGCGTCCGCTCCGTTGTTTCGATCAAATCGAGCAATACGCCAAACGCAATTATCTTTCGTTGTCGCATCAGCTCCCAGGCTGACATTCAGCGGCTGAACGTTCGTAATTTCAATCTGAAGGAAATCGTGTGCATCAATGGTCCCGGACACGTCCTCATCGTTGTATGGGGTTGCTGGATGATCCATCGTTAGTTCCGGTGACCGGACGGCGAAGACTTCGTCGAAGGCGAGTTGCTGGGCTTCCACACCATATACAACCCCTCGATCGTAACTCACAATTTCCGTTGTGTTGCCGTCGCCATCAATATCTCCAACATCTGGCACACCACTGTCTTCCGGGCTAAGTCCGCCGCTGGTCACAAGGTTGTAGTCAGCCACTGGTAGGGAGTTTGGACTTGGGACTGATCCAGCTAGTACCGCAGATGGAAAATCAGCGGTGTAGGGATCGTCATCCAGATTCCATCCATTGCTGAGATTTTTGTCATACTCGAATTTGGTGACGACGTTGTCAGTGTCCAATGAGTCGACCAAATTAACGGCGAACTGCGCCATACGTCGAAGTTGATCGTGCGTGTAGAGAGCCTCCGGATGTGGATTTCCAGGGACCATCGGGTCTAATGCATCCGGAACGAGCGCCGGATCGTTAATCCCGAGATAATTCTTAACAACTCCAGCAGCGTCATTTCGAGCCCCGCCAAGCGTGTACAGCAACACATAGATGTCGCGAGCAAGCTGTTGCCGGTCGCGACGCGCCCAAAACTCTCGTTGAGCAGGTGTCTGTGGGGGGAACCTAACGTTAGTCGCATAGGTAAACGTGTTGGGATCCGAATCCGATGCAAGCTCAAGCGTATATGCCACAGTCTCCGCGCGGACTCCCGTTTCTTCTTCGTCAGGGTGCTCTGTTAAAGGGCGAAAACGTAGCCCCGACCGTTGCATATAGGAAAGGAATTCAGGCGTTCCTTCCGGCGGTGCTTTACTCGTTTCATCTCCGCTGTTCGCAATTCCATCGGGACCAAGCTGATCCCATACGCGGTCAACATCCAGCACGTGGTTAATACTAATAGGAAGCTGCCCGAACAAATCCGTTGTATCCCCTGCTTCCACGGTAACGGCACGCCGTGTTTGCGGTCGGAAAGGGTCGCTGCGGCTGTACGGTCGACCGTTAAGGTTTGTCGTACCAAAGGCGGGTGGAAATTCGGCGTTGCCGTCTCCGTCCGGAAACCCATCATTGTCCCTGTCTGCGCCGTCAGTATCAGCGGAAAATTCCCACCAACGTGAAATACGGTCGCTGTCTCTGTACCCGCCTGCCAGCACTTCGTCCGGTTCGTCGACAGTGCCATCACCGTCGTCGTCAAGTCCTCGTTTGCCTGGTCGTCCGTCGTTACCGAAAGGATGAGAGAAAGGCACGTAGCGAAAGCTGTTGCTGTACGTGGTAATAAGCTCGCGATTTTGGCTGCTGGCATCGAACGCCCAGGGAGCAACCTGAGACATCCGGTCGCTGGGGGTTTCCTGCGAGTTGGCAATGTCCAAAGCCGTCATGTGCAATTCAAACATATCCTGCGGGCCAAAGACGTTGTCAGCGGGCCGTTGGGCCAGCTCTGAATAAAAGATCGTCTCCAGCGGATCTTCGAACAGCATGTCGAAGAAGGGATTGACGATCAGATCGTCACTCGCAGGAACACCATTGTTGAAAGTTTGGTCCACGCCAAAGATATAGCGAGGCGTGTACCGAATCGCTCCGCCCCCCCCAGACGTCGTCGGCATCTCGCGGGCAATGTTGTAGTTAAAATAGCGTGGCCACGATGCGGGATTTGTGGCGACGCTCATAATTGGATTCAACGGATTGCCACCATTGGGTGTTGCCAATGGAGTGCCGCCAGCAAAGCCGGTTACGTTGTGCGTGGTGTTTCGCCCAGTACCGCCAAAGTCAACGGGCTTTCCGTACGAGCGGACGCGTCCCGCATTGAGCAGGGCTTCGCCTTCGTAGGCATTTTGGTTGTCATCGTACCCGGCTCGCCCGGCACCATTTATTGCTCCACCAAATCGTGGACCACCACCGGCACTAACTGTTCTGCGGCTGTTGTCACTTCTTCCAGGGCGAGGGTAGTCGCCGACTTCCTTCGCTCCAGTTAACGCAAAGTACAGATTCTGCACGTCCCCCCAGCGTCCGGGAATGATGTCGTCGATTGCACCGGAGGTGTCATAATCTGCTCGACCGGTTAACAGCCAAAACAACTCCATATTCGCTTGTTCGATTGCCGACAGCGGTCCGCGCCCATAATGCTGTGTGAACTCATTGCGAGCGTCCGCAGGAATCTGAGATTCGAACGTCGTACCGCTTGCTGGCGGCCGTGTATCGCGACGCAGCGCGTAGGTCGGGTTGATTTCATGGGGACCAAGACCGTGATGGGAGGCGGATAACATGCGGTCTCCGAAACTACCGCTACTAACGATCGCCGGCACGTTACCCGTACGCGTCATGTTGTTCAGGTTGCCGTGCACATTCACATTGATTAACGAATCGAGGTCGTAAATGGTAAACGAGTGCAAGACGACATAAAGCCGAGTGAAGCCACCACTGTCGACGTGTTCCTGCAAAGGAAAATGCAGGTCCATCCAGATGCCTTCTTTTGTCGTGTAAGACGTTCCATTCGCATCGACTTCAGAGAATTGATCGTTATCTACATCAAGTTCGTAGACTCGTGGATGCGACCCCGTCCAGAATCCAAGTTCCCCCTGAATTGCAGGATCATCCTGACTGGAGCCGTCGTTTCCTGGGAGGAATGGAAATCCTCCGCTTGCGACACCGTTGCTGGCTGCAGCTGCCGCCGTGAGATATCTCGGCAGGACATCGTTTGTTTGTTGGTTACGAACCAAATGTGACGGGTGAGGCCGGAAACTACGCTTTGCCAGTGCGGTGATCGTCGGATCTTCTGTGGCCCAATTGGGATCCGTCGGTACGTAGAAACCGTTCCGTGTAGTTCCTGACGTCTTCATGTACTGAGGACGAAAGTACGAAGGAATTGTCACTGGTATGGCTTCATAGCGAGGCGTCGGGACGTCCAATACGCCGTTGCCGTTCCGGTCTTCACCCGCATCCAGAGTACCATTGTTATTCACATCTTCTGCATTGTCCCGAATCGCGTATCCACGATAGGCGAGGAACATATTATTGAGGTCAGGATAGGTGTAGTCGACGTCTGGCGAGGGCAGAATTCCTTGTTGTGCCCCGCGACGTTCGAACAGATTGGACAACTCAGCGTTGGCTGCATCCTGATTGGGCATGAGTCCCCAAGCCATCGGGCTATCGACCATGTCGAGCATGAAATCGACCGCGTTCGATGGTATGCCACCCGGGAGTTCTGGTACACCAGCATTGTAGATCGGGAACGGTAGCCCCTGACCAGTATGCGGACTGAGGTCGTTCCCAAATTGATTGCGAACAAGACTATGCCGGCGCGTCGGGCTGTACAGGATGCTGTTGACTTCGTTGTCATTAGGTCCGACTAGAATATGGCGCAACCCCCAATCAAATACGTTGGCGGGTTCGCTGGTCTGAGCCTTGGCCGCTTCGGAAAAGTAATTGGCCGACGCTAGTTCCTGAGACGCGAATGTATAGAACACCATTCCCGTAAATGTCAGCAGCCCGAGTAGGGCAATGACAATCACAAGCGTCGAACCTCGACGTGTGTTTGTTTGGTTTTGCTTGCAGCGTTTCATTGTTCCGGCTCCTGAATGTTTGACCGGTAGTTGGCAACAGAACGTTGCCGTCAACAGATGTGATTTATCGATTGCCGCTACCGACTTGCCAGTGGTAGCAGTAATGTGAGCTGTCGCGGTTCACCGCTGGTTTCATTCATGAATCTGATGGTCAGCCGCATGGACTGAAGGGGACGGCGATTGTCGATAGATTCCCAGACCGCAGGTACAGGTCCAGGCGATATTGTTTCTGACACTCGCTTGCCGGGTGTAGACGGAAACGTCGGAGGGACGGGCCCGCTGTCTCCTGCTCGAATACAACGATACGCAATCTGGAATGCTTGATCCGGAAAGCCCTGATTCGGCGTTGCCCCAAACGGAACAACCTGGTCCGCATCCCATGCAAATTCTCCATCGCCGTCCGCGTCCCAGCCAGCGACTCCATTTGCGACATACTGAGCAGGTACTGCGAAAACGACATCGCCCACGTTGTACGAATTACCCGGTGTCCAATATCCCTGATAGGTTAGTCCCGCCTGAGTGGCACTTAATGCTGGTGGCGGCATAAACGGTGACGATGGGCCGGGTGGTGCGTCTGACTTACGCGGTGGATAGACAACATAGCCAATGTACGGTGGCGAAGTCTCGACGGCATCTGGAACACCGTCACGATCCGGATCGACGAAAATTCCGGGAGGAAAGCCAGCAAAGCCAGGCGCCGCTGGAGCCGGGTGCCAAGTATCAAAAACGTGTGGTTGGCGATCTGCTTCCACAGTAGCCGACGGGTCATAAGGAGCCAGCGGGCCGTACGTGAACTGCCCTAAAGCAGTGCTTGCCTGCAGATTTCTGCGAATGTGGTAGTCTCCGATCACCGGTGGATTTGGCAGCGCAGGATCCGAGTCCGCCAGCGACCCATACCCCGGCACGACAAATCGATTTGTGCGTTGATCCCATATCTCAATCTTAAACTCGTGAACGTTCGCGAGCAGAAGGTCTTCCATCCTCCGCAGTCCGCCGTCACCAATTGTGCCCGCTGGTGAGTCGTCAAATTCATTTAAAAGGTCGACCCCTGCTGGCATACTCAATGGCGTGTTCAACAGGTCATACGGATTGCCGCCCACTCCCTGTCCCCGAGAGCCATCTGCATTGCCGGTTGCGCCGGTTGACCCGCCCAGAATGGAAAGCGACGTCGCGTCACTATCAGTAGACCCTTCAACTACGGATGGAATCTGAGGCCAGTTCCAATTCACACTGGACGTTTCCGCATGCGTTGGCCGACCGATGAAGGTTCGCGTTACATTGTTGTCATGTTCTCGCGAAAGTCCGGTAAACTGATTGAATCCGAATCGGTAAAAAGGATTTCCGAGTGACGCATTCGCGGCACCAGATGTCGTGAGCTTGTTACTTAAAGCGTCTACGCCGATGAACTGGGCTGACTGATTCCCAGCAGGGCTAAAACCTGCGATGGCGGAAAAGTCGAACCATCGGTGAAAGTCATTATTGAGTCCGCTGGAACCCAGCAGGAACCGTCCGTCGTAAACCGGTGGTCCGGCCGAATTCACACCAGCAAGCAAGTCATTGTTCGCACCGCTCGTCGGCTGAGGTTCGAGGTCACCCCCCGCAACGCGACGAGGACTGCGGATCAGGACGACTCGTCGGTAGAGATTTCCATTGCGAATAAAGTACGCAATCTGAGCGGAAGGCGAACTGGACGCGAAGTCGGCCGCGAGACTACCGTCGTCAACTTCCGGCTGGTTGGGATTGGCGTATAGATTGACGGGAGTGGTCGTGGTGTCTCCAGCCTGACGATCCTTGAGAGATTGTGCTAAGCCGTAGAAGTTGTCTTCAGTACCGCCCCCCGACCCGAGTGTGACCTTCGCTGTAAACTGGATGAAGTCGTCGAAGCGGCAGTCTGTGTCGTTTGTCGAGATGTACAGGTAGCCTTCGCGGTTGGCGAGAGCCTTCGGCCCCAAGTCCTGATCTTCATTGGGATAATAGGCCAGTGGGTAACGCATTGTCATTGCGTCGAAGTCACTGCGAATCAACGTAGTCACTGAGCGGACCTTTTGATCGCTCTCGCTGATCGCACGTTGCACACTGACGCTGTTGGTTGCCATCTGAAAGACTGATGCAAACATCGTCATCATCAGCAAGACCAGCGACACCGAAACCAGCATCTCGACAAGCGTGAATGCCGCCCGGTTGGCAAATTTTGGGTTTAAAATTTTGTTCTTCATAAAGATGTCCATCCGGCTCTGGTTGAACTGGTTCTTACAGAGACCGCGATCCCATCGGATAAACGTCGACAATTCCCGGTATCACCATTGCGCTAGTTCCGAACGTTGCAGCAGGGTGTTCAAGCGTGACCCGATATACGCCTGCCGATGTTTCGTGATATTCTCGAATCCGGTGCCACTTGGCGGCCGTCATGTCAAACACAAATCCGCCCTTCTTCAAGGGGGGCTCAGCCACCGTACTGGTAATCAACACATAATCGGTCGGAAACGAAGGTGCCGTTGCGGCGTAGATAATCTCGTCCGCGTATCTCGGTTCGCCGCCAAACCTGACAACCACATCCACGCCGCGTGCGACGCCATCCGGTGCTCGTCGCACGGTCAGGAACCAGGAAAAATCGACTGGACGGCGGGTCTGAATTAAAACCTTGCCAACAGCGACTGTATCCGGAACACCATTGCCCGATGTGTCGACGCGAAATTCGCGAGGCAAAGTTCGAGGTTCAATGTAACCATCCTTGTTGTAATCGAAATTCACCACAGCTTCAGACCATGTTGCATCAAGGTTAGATGCAATTTCCAACAGAGGGTAACTCTGGCTGTATTCTCCATCCGCTGTGAACAATACGATTCGACTTCGTTCCGGGTCGCGAATAATTCCACCCGGTGTTTCAGTCGCTGACGTTGGAACAAGTTGCAAAGCCGCTGCGTCGGGCACAACTTCCTGTGGAATTCTTAACCCGGCAACACCGCCATTCGCAATGATCAAAGGCGACCCGGTGGCCCCCGCAAACCCGTTCTCAAGAATGAATTCAAACTGGGTGTCCCACGCATCACCAAGACTCGTGATTTCCTGAGCAGTGATACGCAACGCTCGGCGTTGATCGTCCGTTAAGGTTGCCGGGTTTAGATTGATACCCAATGAACTGGCGATACCACCATCGAACCTTGGAAAACCGCTCGGGCCATTGCCGTTGTCATGCCCAAATGAATCCGCCAGCGTCGTGTCGTTGGTAAAGCCAAGGTCGTTGCTGTATTCAAAGATCGAAAAATAGCCGTTCGGGTCGACGATGTAGTTTCTTTGTCCTCCGCGATAGTGCTCAGTCAGATTACCATCACCATCAGGATCGAAAATCAGAGACGGCTGCACATCCAATTGGGCTTCGACGTTGTACTTTAGGATCGCTGCATTTGTTCGCTTCGTTGCTTGTGCGGATTTCAAGGTGGCTATGGGGAACAGAGTGATGACTGATGTAACTCCGATCGCCATGATCATCAGCGACATCAACACTTCTGTGAGCGTTACGCCGAGACGTTTTCCTTGAAATGCTTTGGTTGGGATTGAATTAGCCTGCATCACTTGGCCCCCGTTCCAATTTCGGCGAACCGATAAGGATTGTCAGCAAACCCATTGCCTCCGCTGGCTATGTCAGTGGGATCGATTTCGTTTACTGTGACAGTTCCCGTCTGAGCAAAGATCGTGACCAGACGCCTATCCTTAACCAAATACGGTTCCGCTGCGGTGTAGCCGGTTAACCACGGACCAGAAACTTCATCTGCCGGTATAAACTTACTGGCACCGCGAACCTGAAGCTCGAAAGTATCGAGCGGGGAGCTTGGGTTACCGTCTGCCGCCGGATTGATCGAAGCAATCCATTGATCTTTGAGCGTTTGCGAGTCCACGT
This DNA window, taken from Fuerstiella marisgermanici, encodes the following:
- a CDS encoding PulJ/GspJ family protein; the protein is MKNKILNPKFANRAAFTLVEMLVSVSLVLLMMTMFASVFQMATNSVSVQRAISESDQKVRSVTTLIRSDFDAMTMRYPLAYYPNEDQDLGPKALANREGYLYISTNDTDCRFDDFIQFTAKVTLGSGGGTEDNFYGLAQSLKDRQAGDTTTTPVNLYANPNQPEVDDGSLAADFASSSPSAQIAYFIRNGNLYRRVVLIRSPRRVAGGDLEPQPTSGANNDLLAGVNSAGPPVYDGRFLLGSSGLNNDFHRWFDFSAIAGFSPAGNQSAQFIGVDALSNKLTTSGAANASLGNPFYRFGFNQFTGLSREHDNNVTRTFIGRPTHAETSSVNWNWPQIPSVVEGSTDSDATSLSILGGSTGATGNADGSRGQGVGGNPYDLLNTPLSMPAGVDLLNEFDDSPAGTIGDGGLRRMEDLLLANVHEFKIEIWDQRTNRFVVPGYGSLADSDPALPNPPVIGDYHIRRNLQASTALGQFTYGPLAPYDPSATVEADRQPHVFDTWHPAPAAPGFAGFPPGIFVDPDRDGVPDAVETSPPYIGYVVYPPRKSDAPPGPSSPFMPPPALSATQAGLTYQGYWTPGNSYNVGDVVFAVPAQYVANGVAGWDADGDGEFAWDADQVVPFGATPNQGFPDQAFQIAYRCIRAGDSGPVPPTFPSTPGKRVSETISPGPVPAVWESIDNRRPLQSMRLTIRFMNETSGEPRQLTLLLPLASR
- a CDS encoding type IV pilus modification PilV family protein codes for the protein MQANSIPTKAFQGKRLGVTLTEVLMSLMIMAIGVTSVITLFPIATLKSAQATKRTNAAILKYNVEAQLDVQPSLIFDPDGDGNLTEHYRGGQRNYIVDPNGYFSIFEYSNDLGFTNDTTLADSFGHDNGNGPSGFPRFDGGIASSLGINLNPATLTDDQRRALRITAQEITSLGDAWDTQFEFILENGFAGATGSPLIIANGGVAGLRIPQEVVPDAAALQLVPTSATETPGGIIRDPERSRIVLFTADGEYSQSYPLLEIASNLDATWSEAVVNFDYNKDGYIEPRTLPREFRVDTSGNGVPDTVAVGKVLIQTRRPVDFSWFLTVRRAPDGVARGVDVVVRFGGEPRYADEIIYAATAPSFPTDYVLITSTVAEPPLKKGGFVFDMTAAKWHRIREYHETSAGVYRVTLEHPAATFGTSAMVIPGIVDVYPMGSRSL